In Kineococcus mangrovi, a single genomic region encodes these proteins:
- a CDS encoding EAL domain-containing protein, producing the protein MTAARLRLPHRPRRSRPLQTTLLALVLVPVVGLSVVGVVGVDDRLQHAREAETALHEVRTAIALDDVRSAVGHEVVPVLGAAALTQPGVLAAFALTPEQADRLLHERGVSGAAGSTEATDAAVAAARAGDATGSGEVLAQLPARLLGARTATAADVDRGLTLYDQLLADLTTQVNEHLRTARSLGLAGDLASALGDLQRVSRASALASREITTWLGTVADARTVTRRDFLQVWGAYQQASADVVTLSSPGVARDWSRAQRSATSQRLADVLASVTDRDGTLTLAELTAVATGSAARDATLRSVLTRVAEVVVDEARDQADAARRELQQLLVLCGLVVAATLAGTLLVRRAIATPLGRLAAQSRSVAAGELVDVQEQGPTEVRVVAQGLAAAVDTLRRVQVQAEAIAAGELDCEVVRTPVPGPLGQLVQASVTQVLAALHEREQLQADLAHQAAHDALTELPNRAQTLVLAARALHRAARQGSRVGLLFLDLDHFKAVNDSFGHAAGDELLRTAAARMNATVRGGDVVCRLGGDEFVVLVEGVEDEKGLVDLGGRLIAALSAPAALTGLPQTQHVRVGASVGVAVSVPGTLDAGRLLRDADAAAYRAKAAGRGVVEVFDDELRAELSARSELETALRHGLETGELVLYYQPVLDLETGRTKSVEALVRWVRPGHGLVPPDAFIPVAEASSLVCDLGRWALAEATAQLVRWDVEGGHHRGLDVAVNISGRHLAQAHLLDDVTDALTASGIHPSRLTVEITETVLVDEPLALEHLRSLRELGVRVAIDDFGTGYTSIGQLSRLPVDVLKIDRSFVSSPEAGHGDLVRLLISAAHSFSLGVVAEGVEEDGQLSALLDASCDAAQGYLFARPVPAAELPAAAILVTEPRT; encoded by the coding sequence GTGACCGCCGCCCGCCTCCGCCTCCCCCACCGACCGCGGCGCAGCCGACCCCTGCAGACCACCCTGCTCGCCCTGGTCCTCGTGCCCGTCGTCGGGTTGAGCGTCGTCGGGGTCGTCGGGGTCGACGACCGGCTGCAGCACGCGCGGGAGGCCGAGACGGCCCTGCACGAGGTCCGCACGGCCATCGCGCTCGACGACGTCCGCAGCGCCGTCGGGCACGAGGTCGTCCCCGTCCTCGGGGCGGCGGCCCTGACCCAGCCGGGCGTGCTGGCGGCCTTCGCGCTGACGCCCGAGCAGGCCGACCGCCTGCTGCACGAGCGCGGGGTGTCCGGCGCGGCGGGCAGCACCGAGGCCACCGACGCCGCCGTGGCCGCCGCCCGCGCCGGGGACGCGACGGGGTCGGGGGAGGTGCTCGCGCAGCTGCCCGCACGGCTCCTGGGCGCGCGCACCGCCACGGCCGCCGACGTCGACAGGGGCCTGACCCTGTACGACCAGCTCCTGGCCGACCTCACCACGCAGGTGAACGAGCACCTGCGGACCGCCCGCTCGCTCGGCCTCGCCGGCGACCTCGCCTCGGCCCTGGGCGATCTGCAGCGGGTCTCGCGCGCCTCCGCCCTCGCCAGCCGCGAGATCACCACGTGGCTGGGCACCGTCGCCGACGCCCGCACCGTCACGCGCCGCGACTTCCTGCAGGTGTGGGGCGCCTACCAGCAGGCCTCGGCCGACGTCGTGACCCTCAGCTCCCCCGGGGTCGCCCGCGACTGGTCCCGGGCACAGCGGTCGGCGACCTCGCAGCGGCTGGCGGACGTCCTCGCGAGCGTCACCGACCGGGACGGCACTCTCACCCTCGCGGAACTGACCGCGGTCGCCACGGGCTCGGCCGCCCGCGACGCCACCCTGCGCTCGGTGCTCACCCGGGTGGCCGAGGTCGTCGTCGACGAGGCCCGGGACCAGGCGGACGCCGCCCGCCGCGAGCTGCAGCAGCTGCTCGTCCTGTGCGGTCTCGTGGTGGCCGCCACGCTCGCCGGGACCCTCCTGGTGCGACGCGCCATCGCGACCCCGCTGGGCCGGCTCGCCGCGCAGTCGCGCTCGGTGGCCGCCGGCGAGCTCGTCGACGTCCAGGAGCAGGGGCCCACGGAGGTCCGGGTCGTGGCCCAGGGGCTGGCCGCGGCCGTGGACACCCTGCGCCGCGTGCAGGTGCAGGCCGAGGCCATCGCGGCCGGTGAGCTGGACTGCGAGGTCGTCCGCACGCCCGTGCCCGGGCCGCTGGGGCAGCTCGTCCAGGCGTCGGTGACGCAGGTGCTCGCCGCCCTCCACGAGCGCGAGCAGTTGCAGGCCGACCTCGCCCACCAGGCCGCGCACGACGCGCTCACCGAGCTGCCCAACCGCGCCCAGACCCTCGTCCTGGCCGCCCGCGCCCTGCACCGGGCCGCCCGGCAGGGCAGCCGGGTCGGCCTGCTGTTCCTGGACCTGGACCACTTCAAGGCCGTCAACGACAGCTTCGGGCACGCCGCCGGGGACGAGCTGCTGCGCACGGCCGCGGCCCGGATGAACGCCACCGTCCGCGGCGGGGACGTCGTGTGCCGGCTCGGGGGTGACGAGTTCGTCGTCCTCGTCGAGGGCGTCGAGGACGAGAAGGGGCTCGTCGACCTCGGCGGGCGGCTCATCGCCGCGCTCAGCGCCCCGGCGGCGCTGACGGGTCTGCCGCAGACCCAGCACGTGCGGGTCGGGGCCAGCGTGGGCGTGGCGGTCAGCGTGCCCGGCACGCTCGACGCCGGGCGGCTCCTGCGCGACGCCGACGCCGCCGCGTACCGGGCCAAGGCCGCCGGCCGCGGTGTCGTGGAGGTCTTCGACGACGAGCTGCGCGCGGAGCTCAGCGCCCGGTCCGAGCTCGAGACCGCCCTGCGCCACGGGCTGGAGACCGGCGAGCTCGTCCTGTACTACCAGCCGGTCCTGGACCTGGAGACGGGCCGGACCAAGAGCGTGGAGGCCCTGGTCCGCTGGGTCCGGCCCGGGCACGGGCTCGTCCCGCCGGACGCCTTCATCCCCGTCGCCGAGGCGTCCTCGCTGGTCTGCGACCTCGGACGGTGGGCCCTGGCGGAGGCCACGGCCCAGCTCGTGCGGTGGGACGTCGAGGGCGGGCACCACCGCGGCCTGGACGTGGCCGTCAACATCTCCGGCCGGCACCTGGCCCAGGCGCACCTGCTCGACGACGTCACCGACGCCCTGACGGCCAGCGGGATCCACCCCTCCCGCCTGACCGTGGAGATCACCGAGACGGTCCTGGTCGACGAGCCGCTCGCGCTGGAGCACCTGCGGTCGCTGCGCGAGCTCGGCGTGCGGGTCGCCATCGACGACTTCGGGACGGGCTACACCTCGATCGGGCAGCTGTCCCGGCTGCCCGTGGACGTCCTGAAGATCGACCGCAGCTTCGTGTCCTCCCCCGAGGCCGGCCACGGGGACCTCGTGCGGCTGCTCATCAGCGCCGCGCACAGCTTCTCCCTCGGCGTGGTCGCCGAGGGCGTGGAGGAGGACGGCCAGCTCTCGGCCCTGCTGGACGCCTCCTGCGACGCCGCGCAGGGCTACCTCTTCGCCCGTCCCGTGCCCGCGGCGGAGCTGCCGGCGGCGGCCATCCTCGTCACCGAGCCGCGGACGTGA
- a CDS encoding DedA family protein: MHPSAVLDLLDPASHADDWPWALVVLFAAVVTGAVLPVLPTGAVVSAMAALGHHRSWLSLGEVVVVGAGAAYVADLVVYALLLRGASTRAGRRLRRQAEAHGHLEELGERLTRHDVGTLVTSRLLPGARVPVLAAAAATSYPVVRFAAADVAPAVCWALAYGALGLAGRGVGGSPWVSVVVAVAFGVLASGAVSLVRRLRAR; this comes from the coding sequence GTGCACCCCTCCGCCGTCCTCGACCTCCTCGACCCCGCGTCCCACGCCGACGACTGGCCGTGGGCGCTCGTCGTCCTGTTCGCGGCCGTCGTGACCGGGGCGGTGCTGCCGGTCCTGCCGACGGGGGCCGTCGTCTCGGCGATGGCGGCGCTGGGGCACCACCGCTCGTGGCTGTCCCTGGGGGAGGTCGTCGTGGTGGGGGCCGGCGCGGCCTACGTGGCCGACCTGGTCGTCTACGCGCTGCTGCTGCGCGGGGCGAGCACGCGCGCCGGGCGCCGGCTGCGGCGGCAGGCCGAGGCGCACGGGCACCTCGAGGAGCTGGGCGAGCGGCTGACCCGGCACGACGTCGGGACGCTCGTCACGTCCCGGCTGCTGCCCGGGGCCCGCGTCCCGGTCCTGGCGGCGGCGGCCGCGACGTCCTACCCCGTGGTGCGCTTCGCGGCGGCCGACGTGGCGCCGGCGGTGTGCTGGGCCCTGGCCTACGGCGCGCTGGGGCTGGCCGGGCGCGGGGTCGGCGGCTCGCCGTGGGTCTCCGTGGTGGTGGCCGTCGCCTTCGGCGTCCTCGCCTCGGGCGCGGTCAGCCTCGTCCGGCGCCTGCGGGCGCGCTGA
- a CDS encoding alpha/beta fold hydrolase: protein MTADLPLALDHRPGPGPLVVLLHSGVTDRRAWAGALPASAATLTYDRRGFGQSAPAADGEFTHLADLRALLADVATGPAWLVGNSMGGGLALDVAVTAPELVAGLVLLAPAVSGAPEPVEDDPRTLDLDERAEAAAEAGDVEAAVELDAQLWLDGPTSPVGRVGGEVRELFRAMDGTAHRNRAAWAGHADADAWSRLGELDLPVVLATGDLDCGYLQHRTEELLAQIPGARRADLPGVAHLPSLERPDLVRTLVEEAVRTA, encoded by the coding sequence GTGACCGCTGACCTGCCGCTCGCCCTCGACCACCGCCCCGGCCCCGGACCGCTCGTGGTCCTCCTGCACTCCGGGGTCACCGACCGCCGGGCGTGGGCGGGCGCCCTGCCGGCCAGCGCCGCGACCCTGACGTACGACCGGCGGGGTTTCGGGCAGTCCGCACCGGCGGCCGACGGGGAGTTCACCCACCTCGCCGACCTGCGGGCCCTCTTGGCCGACGTCGCCACCGGACCCGCCTGGCTCGTCGGGAACTCGATGGGGGGAGGGCTGGCCCTCGACGTCGCCGTGACCGCCCCCGAGCTCGTCGCCGGGCTCGTCCTGCTCGCCCCCGCCGTCAGCGGCGCACCCGAACCCGTGGAGGACGACCCCCGGACGCTGGACCTCGACGAGCGCGCCGAGGCTGCCGCCGAGGCCGGTGACGTCGAGGCGGCCGTCGAGCTCGACGCCCAGCTGTGGCTGGACGGCCCGACGTCGCCGGTCGGCCGCGTCGGTGGCGAGGTCCGCGAGCTGTTCCGGGCCATGGACGGGACCGCGCACCGGAACCGGGCCGCGTGGGCCGGGCACGCGGACGCGGACGCCTGGTCGCGGCTGGGTGAGCTGGACCTGCCCGTGGTCCTGGCGACGGGGGACCTGGACTGCGGCTACCTGCAGCACCGCACCGAGGAGCTGCTCGCCCAGATCCCCGGTGCCCGCCGCGCCGACCTGCCCGGCGTCGCGCACCTGCCGTCCCTCGAGCGCCCCGACCTCGTGCGGACGCTGGTCGAGGAGGCGGTACGGACAGCGTGA
- a CDS encoding NAD(P)/FAD-dependent oxidoreductase has product MNAVPEVDVAVVGGGAAGLAAAVVLARSLRSVVVVDAGEPRNAPAVHAHNVLGREGIAPRDLLAAGRAEATGYGVQFRTDRVVTARREGSGFHLDLLAGPPVRSRRLLLATGLVDELPDVPGLRRLWGTGVLHCPFCHGYEVRGQHVGVLGSRPNSLHQVLLFRALTERVTFFRQDLDVPAETAAQFRALGVEVVDGPVRGVDGEPGAIRVELDRGAAEVEALVVAPWFRARGEVFAQLGGELATGAMGQFVPAQPGGATAVPGVWAAGNVTDPGAMVAAAVGAGVLTGAAVHGDLVQEDVRALVAGAKPGAVAGAPPTAWAG; this is encoded by the coding sequence GTGAACGCCGTGCCCGAGGTGGACGTCGCCGTCGTCGGGGGAGGGGCTGCGGGTCTCGCCGCGGCGGTCGTGCTCGCCCGCTCGCTGCGCTCGGTCGTCGTCGTGGACGCGGGTGAACCCCGCAACGCCCCTGCCGTCCACGCGCACAACGTGCTGGGGCGCGAGGGGATCGCGCCGCGGGACCTCCTGGCGGCTGGTCGGGCCGAAGCCACCGGGTACGGCGTGCAGTTCCGCACCGACCGCGTCGTCACCGCGCGGCGCGAGGGGTCCGGGTTCCACCTCGACCTGCTCGCAGGCCCGCCGGTGCGCTCCCGTCGCCTCCTCCTGGCGACCGGCCTCGTCGACGAACTCCCCGACGTGCCGGGCCTGCGGCGGCTGTGGGGGACCGGCGTCCTGCACTGCCCGTTCTGCCACGGGTACGAGGTGCGCGGGCAGCACGTCGGCGTCCTGGGGTCGCGCCCGAACTCCCTGCACCAGGTCCTGCTGTTCAGGGCCCTCACCGAGCGGGTGACGTTCTTCCGGCAGGACCTCGACGTGCCCGCCGAGACCGCCGCGCAGTTCCGCGCGCTCGGGGTCGAGGTCGTCGACGGTCCCGTCCGGGGCGTCGACGGGGAACCCGGGGCGATCCGTGTCGAGCTCGACCGGGGCGCCGCCGAGGTCGAGGCCCTCGTCGTCGCTCCGTGGTTCCGCGCCCGCGGGGAGGTGTTCGCCCAGCTCGGCGGGGAGCTCGCGACGGGCGCGATGGGGCAGTTCGTGCCCGCCCAGCCCGGCGGTGCCACGGCCGTCCCGGGCGTGTGGGCCGCCGGGAATGTCACCGACCCCGGGGCGATGGTCGCGGCCGCCGTGGGGGCGGGGGTGCTGACCGGGGCGGCCGTCCACGGTGACCTCGTGCAGGAGGACGTGCGCGCGCTCGTCGCCGGTGCGAAACCGGGTGCGGTGGCGGGTGCTCCCCCGACAGCATGGGCGGGGTGA
- a CDS encoding bifunctional o-acetylhomoserine/o-acetylserine sulfhydrylase, with translation MSTENTPVDPAQTPAVDPSTWSFETLQVHAGQSPDPTTGARALPIYQTTSYAFRDTEHAAALFGLTEMGNIYTRIMNPTQDVVEQRIAALEGGVGALLVASGQAAETLAILNIASAGDHVVSSPRLYGGTYNLLHHTLPKMGISVSFVADPDDPASWAAAVRPETKLFYGETISNPAGDVLDLEVVAGVAHEHGVPLVVDNTIATPYLVRPLEHGADVVVHSATKYLGGHGTSVAGAIVDSGRFDWAASGRFPGLTTADPSYHGVVFTDAVGPLAYLTKMRVQLLRDLGPAVAPFNAFLIAQGLETLSLRMERHVENAGEVARFLAARDDVLSVNWASLPTSPWHAQARKYAPKGSGAVLAFEIAGGLAAGRAFVDALVLHSHVANIGDVRSLVVHPASTTHSQLTEEEQRASGVTPGLVRLAVGVEHVDDVLADLRAGFAAAASARSASA, from the coding sequence GTGAGCACCGAGAACACCCCCGTCGACCCTGCCCAGACCCCCGCCGTGGACCCGTCCACGTGGAGCTTCGAGACCCTCCAGGTCCACGCCGGGCAGAGCCCGGACCCCACGACCGGCGCCCGCGCGCTGCCGATCTACCAGACGACGAGCTACGCCTTCCGCGACACCGAGCACGCCGCCGCCCTCTTCGGCCTGACCGAGATGGGCAACATCTACACGCGGATCATGAACCCGACGCAGGACGTCGTCGAGCAGCGCATCGCCGCGCTCGAGGGCGGCGTCGGGGCGCTGCTGGTCGCCTCCGGCCAGGCCGCCGAGACGCTCGCGATCCTCAACATCGCCTCCGCCGGTGACCACGTCGTGTCCAGCCCCCGGCTGTACGGCGGCACCTACAACCTCCTGCACCACACGCTGCCCAAGATGGGCATCTCGGTGAGCTTCGTGGCCGACCCCGACGACCCCGCCTCGTGGGCCGCGGCCGTCCGCCCCGAGACCAAGCTCTTCTACGGCGAGACGATCTCCAACCCCGCCGGTGACGTCCTCGACCTCGAGGTCGTCGCGGGCGTCGCGCACGAGCACGGCGTCCCGCTTGTCGTCGACAACACCATCGCCACGCCCTACCTCGTCCGGCCCCTCGAGCACGGCGCCGACGTCGTCGTGCACTCCGCGACGAAGTACCTCGGCGGCCACGGCACGAGCGTCGCGGGCGCGATCGTCGACTCCGGCCGCTTCGACTGGGCCGCCTCCGGCCGGTTCCCGGGCCTGACGACGGCCGACCCCAGCTACCACGGCGTCGTCTTCACCGACGCCGTCGGGCCGCTGGCCTACCTCACGAAGATGCGGGTGCAGCTGCTGCGCGACCTCGGTCCCGCCGTCGCGCCCTTCAACGCGTTCCTCATCGCCCAGGGCCTGGAGACGCTGTCCCTGCGCATGGAGCGGCACGTCGAGAACGCCGGGGAGGTCGCCCGCTTCCTCGCCGCGCGCGACGACGTCCTGTCGGTGAACTGGGCCTCGCTGCCCACCTCGCCCTGGCACGCCCAGGCGCGCAAGTACGCGCCCAAGGGGTCCGGGGCCGTCCTGGCCTTCGAGATCGCCGGTGGCCTCGCCGCCGGGCGGGCCTTCGTCGACGCCCTCGTCCTGCACAGCCACGTCGCCAACATCGGCGACGTGCGCTCCCTCGTCGTGCACCCGGCGTCCACGACGCACAGCCAGCTCACGGAGGAGGAGCAGCGCGCCTCCGGGGTGACGCCAGGCCTGGTCCGCCTCGCCGTCGGCGTCGAGCACGTCGACGACGTGCTGGCCGACCTGCGCGCAGGCTTCGCGGCCGCCGCCTCCGCCCGGTCCGCGTCCGCCTGA
- a CDS encoding zinc-dependent alcohol dehydrogenase, protein MTQRTGRAVRITEPGSLELVDTAHADPGPGEALVEVAYCGICGSDREVFAGTRPAEFVRYPVVPGHEWSGTVRAVGAGVPDRLVGRGVVGQGIRTAEGTPASVEGDTEGWPQDYEETGFTLPGGWSTWLTLPARYLHLLPEGADLRAAAGIEPAACVAEAVLLADVSAGSKVAVVGAGTLGLLCVQLLKGAGCEVTVVHHNDERRELAERCGAAHYTGDASTLGATFDAVIEAAGVPGIARTSARLARRGGRVVLTGIPAQDADDLSSLELVSRNVHVLTVFGAPTRAWAYAVRAFSAGVLDPTPLITHEFDLADAKDALDELAARRGALKVLLKP, encoded by the coding sequence ATGACCCAGCGCACCGGCCGCGCCGTCCGGATCACCGAACCCGGCTCCCTCGAACTCGTCGACACCGCCCACGCCGACCCCGGCCCGGGTGAGGCGCTGGTCGAGGTCGCCTACTGCGGCATCTGCGGCTCCGACCGCGAGGTCTTCGCGGGCACCCGCCCGGCGGAGTTCGTCCGCTACCCCGTCGTGCCCGGCCACGAGTGGTCCGGCACGGTGCGCGCGGTAGGGGCGGGCGTCCCCGACCGGCTCGTGGGCCGCGGGGTCGTGGGCCAGGGCATCCGGACCGCGGAGGGCACGCCGGCCTCGGTCGAGGGCGACACCGAGGGCTGGCCGCAGGACTACGAGGAGACGGGGTTCACCCTCCCCGGCGGCTGGTCGACGTGGCTGACGCTGCCGGCGCGCTACCTGCACCTGCTGCCCGAGGGAGCGGACCTGCGCGCCGCCGCCGGCATCGAGCCCGCCGCGTGCGTCGCCGAGGCCGTCCTGCTGGCCGACGTCTCCGCGGGCTCGAAGGTCGCCGTCGTCGGTGCCGGGACGCTCGGCCTGCTGTGCGTGCAGCTGCTGAAGGGCGCGGGGTGCGAGGTGACCGTCGTCCACCACAACGACGAGCGCCGCGAGCTCGCCGAGCGCTGCGGGGCCGCGCACTACACCGGTGACGCCTCCACGCTGGGCGCGACGTTCGACGCCGTCATCGAGGCCGCCGGGGTCCCCGGCATCGCCCGCACGTCGGCCCGGCTGGCCCGCCGCGGCGGGCGCGTCGTCCTCACGGGCATCCCCGCCCAGGACGCCGACGACCTGTCCTCCCTCGAGCTCGTCTCGCGCAACGTGCACGTCCTGACCGTCTTCGGCGCCCCGACGCGCGCGTGGGCGTACGCGGTCCGGGCGTTCTCGGCGGGCGTCCTGGACCCGACGCCGCTCATCACGCACGAGTTCGACCTGGCCGACGCGAAGGACGCCCTCGACGAGCTCGCCGCCCGCCGCGGGGCCCTGAAGGTCCTCCTCAAGCCCTGA
- a CDS encoding putative bifunctional diguanylate cyclase/phosphodiesterase yields the protein MPLTRARTRRTPRRRRPGRSRRRPGTLHRSLIALVLGPVLGLVGLMGYAVDEQAHRAGAAAAAAADVDAAVALDTLRAAVAREVVPVLGQAVLDDPRTAGSVGVDEREVTTLSPLARPTLTGQSTAVRADTDAAARAAERTTAAGVARRSAATVRQLRAAARRGDLDTVFAGYQRVTDELTDRVSALLQAARAQGLDESGTRALADLQLVSRASALAGVEVPLYFAATAGAGAGRLENRQAFLQAWGGYRAASADVLTLGSPVVAAQWRAATTGPGARAVDDPLQEAALTWSSPPLSAFIGLADANGARDTAVRAVVLSTGKKARTTVFTPAQTARGTLRALVATCTLIVLGTLAAALLLRRWIALPLSRLADQARAVSDGELVDVEEGGPVEVRTVARGLAVAVDNLRRVRDQAQAVTDGALDADVVTRPVHGPLGEVVHASVRQMVGALRERERLQAVLAHQASHDALTELPNRARASELIDAALHRMARHDGRVGLLFVDLDHFKAVNDTHGHAAGDELLRVVSARMAGCLRGGDVLARLGGDEFVVVVEQVEDEGGLVDLGTRLIDSVCAPVELSGRRTGVRVRVGASVGVAVSPVGGCSAERLLREADAAAYRAKAAGRGTVEVFDDALRRDIAHRTDLEHALRAGLEVGELVLHYQPVLDLRTESVRSVEALVRWDRPGAGLLAPDAFVPVAEASDLVCDLGRWALATAAAQLAAWDAQGGALAGITAAVNVSGRHLAQPRLLGDVAVACAGAGIAPDRLTVEITETVLVDEPTAREHLRALRALGVRVALDDFGTGYTSIGQLSRLPVDCLKIDRSFLVSGDRAHADLVRLVIGAAHSFSLGVVAEGVEDDDQLLALREAHCDAAQGYLLGRPLPATELSAPAGAGRG from the coding sequence GTGCCGCTGACCCGCGCCCGCACGCGCCGGACTCCCCGCCGCCGGCGGCCGGGCCGATCACGCAGGAGACCGGGCACGCTGCACCGCAGCCTCATCGCCCTCGTCCTCGGGCCCGTCCTGGGACTCGTCGGGCTCATGGGGTACGCCGTGGACGAGCAGGCGCACCGCGCCGGGGCCGCCGCCGCGGCCGCCGCGGACGTCGACGCCGCCGTCGCCCTGGACACCCTGCGGGCCGCCGTCGCCCGCGAGGTCGTGCCCGTCCTGGGGCAGGCCGTCCTCGACGACCCCCGCACCGCCGGCTCCGTCGGCGTCGACGAGCGCGAGGTCACGACCCTGTCGCCCCTGGCCCGCCCGACCCTCACCGGGCAGTCCACCGCCGTGCGCGCCGACACCGACGCCGCGGCCCGCGCCGCGGAGCGGACCACCGCGGCGGGAGTGGCCCGCCGGAGCGCGGCGACGGTCCGGCAGCTGCGCGCCGCCGCCCGCCGGGGAGACCTCGACACCGTCTTCGCCGGGTACCAGCGCGTCACCGACGAGCTCACCGACCGCGTCAGCGCCCTGCTCCAGGCGGCCAGGGCGCAGGGCCTGGACGAGAGCGGCACCCGCGCGCTCGCCGACCTGCAGCTCGTCTCCCGCGCCTCGGCCCTGGCCGGGGTCGAGGTCCCGCTGTACTTCGCCGCCACCGCCGGCGCCGGCGCCGGCCGGCTCGAGAACCGGCAGGCCTTCCTCCAGGCCTGGGGCGGGTACCGGGCCGCGTCCGCCGACGTGCTGACGCTGGGCTCCCCCGTCGTGGCGGCGCAGTGGCGGGCCGCGACCACCGGCCCCGGCGCCCGCGCCGTGGACGACCCGCTGCAGGAGGCCGCCCTGACCTGGTCGTCCCCGCCGCTGTCCGCGTTCATCGGGCTCGCCGACGCCAACGGTGCCCGGGACACGGCCGTGCGGGCCGTCGTCCTGAGCACCGGCAAGAAGGCCCGGACCACGGTCTTCACCCCCGCGCAGACGGCCCGCGGCACCCTGCGGGCCCTCGTCGCGACGTGCACGCTCATCGTGCTCGGGACGCTGGCCGCCGCGCTGCTGCTGCGCCGGTGGATCGCGCTGCCGCTGAGCCGGCTGGCCGACCAGGCCCGGGCGGTCAGCGACGGCGAGCTCGTCGACGTCGAGGAGGGCGGCCCGGTGGAGGTGCGGACGGTGGCCCGCGGGCTGGCCGTCGCCGTGGACAACCTGCGCCGCGTGCGCGACCAGGCCCAGGCCGTGACCGACGGCGCCCTCGACGCCGACGTCGTCACCCGCCCCGTGCACGGACCGCTCGGGGAGGTCGTGCACGCCTCGGTCCGGCAGATGGTCGGCGCCCTGCGCGAACGCGAGCGGCTGCAGGCGGTCCTGGCCCACCAGGCCTCCCACGACGCCCTCACCGAACTGCCCAACCGGGCCCGGGCCTCCGAGCTCATCGACGCCGCGCTGCACCGGATGGCCCGCCACGACGGCCGCGTCGGGCTGCTGTTCGTCGACCTCGACCACTTCAAGGCCGTCAACGACACCCACGGCCACGCGGCCGGCGACGAGCTGCTGCGCGTCGTCAGCGCCCGGATGGCCGGGTGCCTGCGCGGCGGGGACGTCCTCGCCCGGCTCGGCGGCGACGAGTTCGTCGTCGTCGTGGAGCAGGTCGAGGACGAGGGCGGCCTCGTCGACCTCGGGACGCGGCTCATCGACTCCGTCTGCGCCCCCGTGGAGCTGTCCGGCCGGCGCACCGGCGTGCGGGTGCGCGTCGGCGCGAGCGTCGGGGTCGCCGTCAGCCCCGTCGGCGGCTGCTCGGCCGAACGGCTGCTGCGCGAGGCCGACGCCGCCGCGTACCGGGCCAAGGCCGCCGGCCGCGGGACGGTCGAGGTCTTCGACGACGCCCTGCGCCGCGACATCGCCCACCGCACCGACCTCGAGCACGCCCTGCGGGCCGGGCTCGAGGTCGGCGAGCTCGTCCTGCACTACCAGCCCGTCCTGGACCTGCGGACGGAGTCCGTGCGCAGCGTCGAGGCGCTCGTGCGCTGGGACCGGCCCGGGGCGGGGCTGCTGGCGCCCGACGCCTTCGTGCCCGTCGCCGAGGCCTCCGACCTCGTCTGCGACCTGGGCCGCTGGGCCCTGGCGACCGCCGCCGCGCAGCTCGCCGCGTGGGACGCCCAGGGCGGGGCCCTGGCGGGCATCACCGCGGCCGTCAACGTCTCGGGCCGGCACCTGGCGCAGCCGCGGCTGCTGGGCGACGTCGCCGTCGCCTGCGCGGGGGCCGGGATCGCCCCCGACCGCCTCACCGTCGAGATCACCGAGACGGTCCTCGTCGACGAACCCACCGCCCGCGAGCACCTGCGGGCGCTGCGGGCCCTCGGCGTGCGCGTCGCGCTGGACGACTTCGGGACGGGGTACACCTCGATCGGCCAGCTGTCCCGGCTGCCCGTGGACTGCCTGAAGATCGACCGCAGCTTCCTGGTCTCCGGCGACCGGGCGCACGCCGACCTCGTCCGCCTCGTCATCGGCGCCGCGCACAGCTTCTCGCTCGGCGTCGTCGCCGAGGGCGTGGAGGACGACGACCAGCTCCTCGCGCTGCGCGAGGCGCACTGCGACGCCGCCCAGGGCTACCTGCTGGGCAGGCCCCTGCCGGCGACCGAGCTCAGCGCGCCCGCAGGCGCCGGACGAGGCTGA